CGCCCGCGATCGCTTTCGGGTCGATCACACCGGCTACATTTTCCAGCAGTTCAATCTGCTGCCGTTTCTTTCCGTCCGCGAGAACGTCGAACTGCCCTGCCATTTCTCGGCGCTGCGTACTCGCCGGGCGATCCAGCGTCACGGCAGTGTCGATGCCGCCGCCGCGACCCTGCTCGCGCACCTCGGGCTCAAGGATCCCGGCATCCTCGCCCGACGCGCCGACTCACTGTCGATTGGCCAACAACAACGGGTCGCCGCCGCCCGCGCCCTGATCGGGCAACCGGAACTGGTGATCGCCGACGAGCCGACCTCGGCTCTCGATTACGACGCCCGCGAAGCGTTTATTCGCCTGCTGTTCGCCGAATGCCGCGAGGCCGGTTCCAGCCTGTTGTTTGTCAGTCATGACCAGAGCCTGGCGCCGCTGTTCGATCGTCACCTGTCGCTGGCCGAACTCAATCGCGCCGCCACGCCCGCAGAGGTCTAAGATGTATTTGCTCCGTCTAGCCATGGCCAGCCTGGCTAATCGCCGTTTTACCGCCCTGCTCACCGCCCTCGCCATCGCCCTGTCAGTGTGCCTGTTGCTGGCTGTGGAACGGGTACGCACCGAAGCCCGCGCCAGTTTCGCCAGCACCATCAGTGGCACCGACCTGATCGTCGGCGCGCGCTCGGGTTCGGTGAATCTGCTGCTGTACTCGGTGTTTCGTATCGGCAATGCCACCAACAACATTCGCTGGGACAGCTTCGAGCACTTTGCCAACAATCCGAAAGTGAAATGGGCGATCCCGATTTCCCTCGGCGACTCCCATCGCGGCTACCGGGTGATGGGCACCACCGACGCTTATTTCCAGCACTACCAGTACGGTCGTCAGCAACACCTGCAACTGGAAAGCGGTCGAGCCTTCGCCAGCGATCCGTTCGAGGTGGTGCTGGGTGCCGAAGTGGCTGACGCCCTGCATTACAAGCTCGGCGACAAACTGGTGCTAGCCCACGGCGTGGCGGTGATCAGCCTGGTCAAGCACGACGACAAACCCTTCACTGTGGTCGGCATCCTCAAACGCACCGGGACCCCGGTCGACCGCACGTTGCATATCAGCCTCGGCGGCATGGAGGCGATCCATATCGACTGGCACAACGGTGCTCCTGCCCGGGGTGACGGCCGGGTCAGTGCCGACCAGGCGCGCAACATGGACCTCACGCCGCAAGCCATTACTGCATTCATGCTCGGTCTCAACAGCAAGATCGCGACCTTTTCGCTGCAGCGCGAGATCAACGAATTCCGTGGCGAACCGATGCTGGCGATTCTCCCGGGGGTGGCCCTGCAGGAGCTCTGGAGCCTGATGGGCACCGCCGAAAAAGCCCTGTTTGTGGTCTCGCTGTTCGTGGTGCTAACCGGCCTGATCGGCATGCTCACGGCGATCCTCACCAGTCTCAACGAACGGCGGCGGGAAATGGCGATCCTGCGTTCGGTCGGTGCCAGGCCCTGGCATATCGCCACGCTGCTGGTGCTGGAAGCCTTTGCCCTGGCGTTGTCCGGAGTGATCGCCGGTCTCGCCCTGCTCTACCTGGGTATTGCCCTGGCGCAAGGTTACGTGCAGTCCAACTACGGATTATTTCTGCCGCTGTCGTGGCCCAGCGAGTATGAATGGACGCTGCTCGGTGGCATCCTGCTGGCCGCGCTGCTGATGGGCAGCGTGCCCGCCTGGCGCGCCTACCGGCAGTCGCTGGCCGATGGTCTGTCGATCCGTTTATGAGGATGTTGAAAATGCCCCGCGCCCTCCTGGCGTTGTTGATGCTGGTCGCTCTGCCACTGTGGGCGGCCGAACCCCGGGACCTGACCTGGTCGGAAATGATCCCGCCGGATGCTCCCACCGAAGTGCCGAACATGAAGCCGCTGCACGACCTGTCGCAGATGAGTGACGCGCTGGCGGCCGAGTCGGCACCGGCGGCCAAGCAGGACTTGCCCAATGCGCCGGTGGTGCAGAGCCTCGACGGCCAGGCCATCCGCCTGCCCGGCTACATCGTGCCGCTGGAGGTCAACGAAGAGGGCCGCACCACCGAGTTTTTGCTGGTGCCGTATTTCGGCGCCTGCATCCACGTGCCGCCACCACCGTCGAACCAGATCGTCCATGTACGCAGTGAACTCGGAGTCAAGCTCGAGGAGTTGTATCAGCCGTACTGGATCGAGGGCGCACTGCAGGTCAAGGCCTCCACCAGCGAACTGGCAGATGCTGGCTACCAGATGGATGCGCAAAAGATCTACGTGTATGAGTTGCCGCAATAGCGCAATAGACGATCTTGATAGCCATCAAGGTTTTCTTTGAGCTGTGTCAATTCGCCATCGGCGGGGCTTCATAAAATGGGACATAAATTTTGAATTGTTCCCTGGAGCCCCCATGCACAAGTCTTTGCTCAGCGCTTCCCTCATTGCACTCGCGCTTGCAGTCCCGTCCGTCCAGGCCCACGAAGCCGGCGACATTATCGTTCGGGCCGGTGCCATCACCGTCAATCCGGATGCTGACAGCTCCAGCGTAAAGGTCGATCGCGGCCCGCTGGCAGGTGCCGACCTGGGCGGCAAGGCGACCATGAGCAGTGACACTCAGTTGGGTCTGAACTTTGCGTACATGATCACCAACAATCTTGCGGTCGAGTTGCTCGCAGCGACCCCGTTCGAGCACGACGTGAAACTCAAGAACACCGCACTGGCTCCGGCCAACGGCAAGCTCGGTACCCTCAAGCACCTGCCGCCGACCCTGAGCCTGGTGTACTACCCACTGGATCACAAATCGGTGTTCCAACCCTATGTCGGTGCAGGCATCAACTACACCTACATCTACGACGAACACGTCGGCAGCCAGGCCAGCGCCGCTGGTTTCGACAACTTCAGCGCGAAGAACTCCTGGGGGATGGCTTGGCAGGTCGGCGCCGACTACATGCTGACCGACAACATCATGATCAACGGCCAGATCCGCTACATCGACATCGACACCACCGCCTATGTCGACAACAACAGCGTCGCACCCGGCACTCGGGCCAAGGTTGACGTCGACGTTGATCCGTTTGTCTACATGATCGGCCTGGGCTACAAGTTCTAAGTCGCATCCGCAAAAAACAAAGGCGCCTCGAAAGGCGCCTTTTTTCATGCTCGGGAAATGCTCAACGCCCCAGTAACCGGGCGAGACCGGCGCGCAGCGGAGTTTGCTCGGGCAGTGTGAAGCGCTGCAGCAGGCGCTGATTGTTGGCCCGTGAATGACGGATATCGCCAGAACGTGCCGGACCGTAGGTAATCGGTGGCAACTCACCGACCACTTCCTTCAAGGCCTCAAGCATTTGTTTCAGGCTGGTGGCCTGGTTCCAGCCGACGTTGACCGCGCCCACTTCCAGCGTCGGCGCTTCGATGGCTTGCACCAGCAGGTCGACCAGATCTTCGACGTAGAGAAAATCCCGGGTCTGCTCGCCATCGCCGAATACGGTGATCGGCAGGCCCTTGACCGCGCGCTCGCTGAAAATGCTGATCACCCCGGAATACGGCGATGACGGATCCTGGCGTGGGCCGAAGATGTTGAAGAAGCGGAAAATCGCCGGCTCCAGACCATGCTGGCGGCGGTAGAAATCCAGGTAATACTCGCCCGCCAGTTTGTCCGAGGCGTAGGGTGTCAGCGGCGCCTTGGCGGTCTCTTCATCAATCGACTCGCCTTCGCCATTGTTGCCATAGATCGCCGCGCTCGAGGCGAACAGCACGCGCTTGACCCCAGCCTGGCGCATCGCTTCGCAGACATTCAGGGTACCGATGAAGTTGCTCTGGTGGGTGCGCACCGGGTCTTCCACCGACGCTTGCACCGAGGCCACGGCCGCCAGGTGCGCCACCGCGCTGCAGCCTTGCATCACCCGCGCCACCAGCGCGGCATCGGCGACGTCGCCTTCGATCAGTTCGATCAGCGGGTTATCCAGAGGCAGGTTGCCCGGCTTGCCGGTCGACAGGTCGTCGAGGATGCGAACCGAATGCCCTTTGGCCAGCAGGCCATCAGCGAGGTGCGAGCCGATGAAACCAGCACCGCCGGTGATTAATACAGGGCCTTTAGCCATGACGATAAAACCTATCCAGTAAGCCCGGGAGCGCGGCACGCCAGGCGCGCGGCTTGATCCCGAAAGTGTGCAGAATTTTCTTGCAGGCCAGCACCGCATGTTGCGGCTCTTCGGCGGCATCCGGACGCGCGGCATGGGCCTGGGCGGTCGGCGCCTCAATGGCCAGCGGGTGCAGGTTGCGGGCCTCGGTGAGAATCGCCTGGCCCAGCGCCAGCGCCGTGGTCGCCTCATGCCCGGCGTAGTGGTAAGTGCCCCACAGCGGCGCGGCGCAATCGAGTTGTTTGAGCACCGAAATGATCACTCGCGCAGCGTCATCCACCGGGGTCGGGTTGCCTCGACGGTCATCGGCCAGCAGCAGCTCTCCGGGCTCTTCGGCACGCGCCAGGAAGCGTCCCAGGGAGCCCTCGGCACTGTCGTCGAGCAACCAACCAAAACGCAGCATCACGTGTTGTGGACAGGTCGCACGCACGCTTTGCTCGATGCGCCACAACGCTTGGCCGCGCAGGCCCAGAGGCACCGGTTCATCTTTTTCGCTGTACGCGGTTGCCCGCGAGCCATCGAACACGCGATAGCTGGAAGGCTGGATCAGCACAATGTTGTGGTGCTGGCATAGTTCGGCCAGGCGTTCCACCGCGCGTTCTTGCCCGGCCAGGCGTGCCTCGGGCACTTGCTCGGCCTGGAACCAGTCGAAGTAGTAGGCGAGATTGATCAACGCGTCCGGACGCGTGTCGTCGAGCAGTTGCGTGAGGCTCGCGGCGTCCCAGCCGTCTTGCGGGGGACGGGGGGCGAGGAAACCGATGTCTTCCTCCGCACCGAGGCGAATCAGCGCCTGCCCAAGGGCATTTCCGCCACCCAGTAACATAAGGCGCATTCGCATAGAGTCAGCAGGCCCAGTCTGTTGGAAACGATGAGTGTAGCGACAGCGCCCACAGGCTATGCCGCTGAGAGATGCCAGAATCGTGACATTTTGCGGGTTTAATACGCAACCGTCACCCGCAAAGTATAGAACGCGCGGGTAACGGCCCAAGTCACGGCAGTTATAAGGCCCTGCCACTTGCAACTTGGCGCGGGCGGTCGCATAACTTGACCCATGAATCTCCCCGCAGCCACGCCGCCCGTGCTCGACGGTTTTCATCCTGCCGTCAGCGCTTGGTTCACCCGCACGTTCCCTTCGGTCACCGCCGCCCAGGCGCGCGCCTGGCCGTTGATTCGCCAGCGCCGCTCGACGCTGATCGCCGCGCCCACCGGCTCCGGAAAAACCCTCACCGCGTTTCTCGCGGTGATCGACGATCTGGTCCGCCAAGGCCTGGCGCTGGGCGGCGAGCTGCCCGACGCCACGCTAGTGGTCTACGTCTCGCCCCTCAAGGCGCTGTCCAACGACATCCAGATCAACCTGCAAAATCCGCTGGCCGGCATCAGTGAACAGTTGCTCTCCCAGGGCTATCCCGAGTTGCGCATCAGCACGGCGGTGCGCACTGGCGATACGCCGCAGAAAGACCGTTCGGCGATGCGCAAAAGCGCGCCGCACATTCTGGTGACCACCCCGGAATCGTTGTACGTGCTGCTCGGCTCCGACTCCGGCCGGCGCATGCTCGCCAGTACGCGGACGGTGATCGTCGACGAAATCCACGCCATCGCCGCGAGCAAGCGCGGCAGCCATCTAGCCCTGAGCCTGGAGCGCTTGCAGGCGCTGTGCGACGAGCCGTTGATGCGCATCGGCCTGTCTGCCACGCAAAAGCCCATTGAAGCGGTATCGCGGTTTCTGGTGGGCGCCGGCCGTCCCTGCGAGATTGTCGACATAGGCCACGCTCGCCCCCGGGACCTCGCCATCGAAGTGCCTCCGGTGCCGTTGTCGGCGGTGATGGCCAATGACGTCTGGGGACTGGTCTACGATCGCATCGCCGTACTCGCCCGCGAACACCGCACCACGCTGATTTTCGTCAACACCCGACGCCTGGCCGAGCGCTTGAGCCGGCACCTCAGCGAGCGTTTGGGCAAGGATGCCGTTGCGGCGCACCATGGCAGCCTGGCCAAGGAGTTTCGCCTGGACGCCGAACAGCGGCTCAAGCGCGGCGAGTTGCAGGTGTTGATCGCCACCGCATCGCTGGAACTGGGAATCGACATTGGTGATGTCGACCTGGTCTGCCAGATTGCCTCACCGCGCTCGATTGCCGGCTTCCTGCAGCGGGTCGGGCGCTCCGGGCACCAGGTTGGCGGCACGCCCAAGGGTCGATTGTTCGCCACCACCCGTGACGACCTGATCGAGTGCGCCGCGCTGCTTGATTGCGTACGTCGCGGCGAACTCGACAACCTGCTGATTCCCGTGGCGCCGCTGGATGTCCTCGCCCAACAAATCATCGCCGAGGTCAGTTGTCAGGAATGGCAAGAGCAGGCGCTGCTCGCCGTCCTGCGGCGCGCTTCACCCTATGCCGCACTGGATGAGGACCACTATCAGGCCCTGCTGAAGATGCTTGCCGAGGGCTACAACGGCCGTCAGGGTATTCGCAGCGCCTACCTGCATCGCGATGCCGTCAGCGGCAATCTGCGTGGCCGGCGCGGTGCCAGGCTGACGGCGGTGACCAGTGGCGGGACCATCCCCGACAATGCCGACTACGCCGTGCTGCTGGAACCTCAAGGGCTGAACATTGGCAGCGTCAACGAAGATTTCGCCGTGGAAAGCATCGCCGGCGACGTGTTTCAGTTGGGCAATACGTCTTACCGAATCCTGCGGGTCGAAACCGGCAAGGTCCGAGTCGAAGACGCCCAGGGCCAGCCGCCGACCATTCCCTTCTGGCTCGGAGAAGCGCCGGGGCGCAGCGCCGAGTTGTCGTTCGCCGTGGCACGCCTGCATGGACAGCTCGACGAACTGCTGGGCGCCAGCCCTGGTGATTGGCAACCGAGCCTGGACTGGCTGACCGACACCCTCGGCCTGGACCTGGCGAGCGCTGAGCAGATCGTTGAATACCTGGCCCCGGCGCGCCTGACGTTGGGTGCCCTGCCGTCTCAGGACACGCTGCTGATGGAACGCTTTTTCGACGAGTCCGGCGGCACCCAATTGATCATCCACACGCCTTTCGGCAGTCGTATCAACCGCGCCTGGGGCCTGGCACTGCGCAAGCGTTTCTGCCGCACCTTTAACTTCGAGTTACAGGCCGCCGCCAGCGAAGACGCGATCGTGTTGTCGTTGTCCACCAGCCACAGCTTCGAGCTCGACGAGATCTGGCGTTACCTGCACAGCAACAGCGCCGAGCAGGTGTTGATCCAGGCGTTGCTGGATGCGCCGCTGTTCGGTGTGCGCTGGCGCTGGAATGCCGGTGTAGCCTTGGCGCTGCCGCGCTACAGCGGCGGGCGCAAGGTGCCGCCGCAAATCCAGCGGATGAAAAGTGAAGACCTGATCGCCAGCGTGTTCCCCGACCAGATCGCCTGCCTGGAAAACCTCGCCGGCGAACGGGAAATTCCCGAGCACCCACTGGTCGAGCAAACCCTCGACGACTGCTTGCACGAAGCAATGGATTGCGAGGGCTGGCTCAAACTTCTAAGACGTATGGAACAGGGTGAGCTGCGCCTGATCAGTCGCGACTTGCCGGCGCCTTCGCCGCTGGCGGCGGAGATCCTCAGCGCCCGCCCCTACACCTTCCTTGACGACGCGCCGCTGGAAGAACGGCGCACCCAGGCGGTGCTTAACCGCCGCTGGAGCGACCCACAATCCACCGATGACCTCGGTGCCCTCGACCCGCAAGCCATCGAGGTGGTCCGCGAAGAAGCCTGGCCGCAACCGACCCGCGTCGATGAAATGCACGAGGCGCTGATGAGCCTCGGCGCCATCTGCGATGCCGAGGCGGCGCTGGACGAGCGCTGGTCAGGATGGCTGCAACAACTCGCCGAATCGGGCCGCGCCAGCCGCGTGCAGATCGCTGCGGACCACGGTCTGTGGCTGGCGCTGGAACGGCTTACCTGCCTGCAGGCAATCTATCCCCAGGCGCCCCTGCAACCACCTCTTATCGCTCTGCCGGGGTTTGACGAAAACTGGGACAGCGACGAGGCCTGTGTCGAGTTGATCCGCGCCCGCCTCAGCGGCTTTGGCCCGCTGGAGGTCAGTGCGATCGGCGACCCGCTTGGCCTGCCCACCACGCGGGTCGAACACACCTTGGCGCAATTGGAGCGTGAGGGCTACGTGCTGCGCGGACGCTTCAGCCCAGGCGCCACCACGGATCAATGGTGCGAGCGGCATTTGCTGGCACGCATTCACCGTTACACCGTGAAGCGCCTGCGCCGGGAAATCGAGCCGGTGGCCTTGCAGGACTTCATGCGTTTTCTCTTCGACTGGCAGCACCTGACCCCGACCACCCAAGGTCAGGGCAGCGCCATATTGCCGGTGATCGTCGCGCAATTCGAAGGCTACCCGGCGGCGGCCTCGGCCTGGGACAGCGACCTGCTGCCCGCGCGACTCAAGGGTTATTCATCCGCCTGGCTGGATGACCTGTGCCGCAGCGGCAAACTGGTCTGGACTCGCTTGAGTGCCCGCCACAAAGCCGCCAGCGTGGCCCTGCGCAGCACGCCGATCCTGCTGTTGCCGCGCGCCCAGGTGCCGCTCTGGAGCAGCCTGACTGAGCAAGCGCAAGTCAGCGAGCTGTCGCCGAAGACGCAAAAGGTTCATCAGGCCCTGAGCCAGCACGGCGCACTGTTTTTTGATGAACTGCTGCATGAGGCCCATCTGCTGCGCAGCGAGCTGGAGATCGCCTTGCAGGAGTTGGTCGGCGCCGGGTTGGTCAATGCCGACAGCTTCGCCGGCCTGCGCGCGCTGATCACCCCGGCGAGCAAACGCCAGACGCGTAGTGCCCGTCGCGGGCGCGGGGCGCTGATTGGCGGGATGGACGATGCCGGGCGTTGGGCGTTGTTGCGCCGCAACAGAACACCGGCACCTGATGCTTCGCCAACGCGTCAACCCAGCGTACCCGCCGACACCCTCGAACACATCGCCATGACCCTGTTGCGGCGCTACGGCGTGGTGTTCTGGCGCTTGCTGGAACGCGAGGCGGAATGGCTGCCGAGCTGGCGTGAATTGCTGCGCACCTTTCATCGCCTGGAGGCCCGTGGCGAGATTCGTGGCGGGCGTTTTGTCAGCGGCCTGGCCGGCGAGCAATTCGCCCTGCCGGAAGCGATTCCCTTGCTGCGCGAAGTGCGACGTCGGCCCCACGATGGTAGCCTGGTGAGTGTCTGTGGCGTCGATCCGCTGAACCTGGTCGGCACCGTGCTTCCGGGCCAGAAAGTCCCTGCCCTGGCAAGCAATCGCCTGGTGTACCGCGATGGCTTGCCGGCCGCGGCGGAGATTGCCGGAGTGCAGCATGTCTGGCTGCAACTGGAACAGCCGCAGAGCCTCGAACTACAGCGCACATTGACCCAATACCGCGTCATCCACGCGGCCGACTAAGCCGTCGGGCAGCTTAGGTGTGCAGCGGCGATTTCGGCATCACCAGCACTGAATCGTCCTTACTGCCGTCGTCCTGCTGCGCAACGTCCTCGGGTTTGTCCGCATGCCGCTCATGCATCAGCACCTGCTGTGGATAAGTCTGCGCGAAATGCACCCACGGGCTGTTATCCACAAGCTTCTTCAGGCACAGGTTGAAGGCGCGATTGACTGCGTACTGACCACCGGACACGGTGCGGAACTGCGCCGTCAGCACCACGCCGTTGAGGTCCATTTTGTCGACCCCGAACACCTCCAGCGGACCTTGCAGGTTGTACTTGAGGAACGGGTCGTCGCTGATCGAGCGCCCCGCTTCGCGGATCAACGCGATGGCTTTGTCGACGTCGGTGTCGTAGGTGAATTGCACCGAGAAGAACGCAAAGGCGAACTGCCGGGACTGGTTGGTGACCGCCTTGATCTGGCCGAACGGCACCGAATGCACAAAACCCTTGCCGTCACGCAGGCGCAGGGTGCGGATGGTCAGCCCCTCGACCGTGCCGGCATGTCCCGAATCGAGCACCACCCAGTCGCCAATCGACAGAGTGTCTTCGATGATGATGAACAGTCCGGTGATCACGTCCTGAACCAACTGCTGCGAACCGAAGCCGATTGCCAGGCCGACCACCCCGGCACCGGCAAGGAACGGCGCGACGTTGATCCCCAGGTTGGCCATGGTGGTAATCGCACAGATCACCACCAGAATGATTTTGATCGCGTTACGCAGCAGCGGCAGGATGGTCTTGATCCGGGTGCTGGGCTGGCGCGCATTGCGCTTGCTGATCTGCGGTTTGAGGGCTTCGCGGATGGCGGTATCGAGCACCACCCAGACCATCCAGGTCACCAGGAAAATCAGGCCGATGCGGCTCAGCGAATCGCTGATGGCACGACCAATGGCGTTGCTGACCGCGAATTCGAACAGCGAAACGCCCCAGATCCGCCCGAGGACATCGATAAACACCACCGCCATGACGATCCGCAACAAGGCATGGGACAGGCTCAGGAAGCGCTCCTTGTAGGCTCCGCCGCGCTGCACCGCCAGCGCCCCTGGGGACTTGAACAGGTGCTGGAGCATGGTGCTGATAAACACCGTGGCAATCAGCAGGATGGTGGTGAACAACGCACAGCGCAGGACTTTCTGATTGTCATCGCCGATACCGATCAGGTTAATCAGCGACACCAGCACCATCAACAGAATCGGCCAGTACCAGACCCCGGAAAATATCCGCAGGGTTTCGCGCAACGCCGGCTGACTGCGTCGTTGGGCCAATGGCAGGATACGGATCAACTGTCCGACCGGGCGACGCAAGCGAATCACCAGCAGACCAAAGATGATCGACGCCGACATGCCGGTGAACACCGCAATACTGTCGGTGAGGTTGTCGCCCAAGCGGTTGGCGATCTGCGGGCTGGTCAACGCATCGCTCAGGGCCACCAGGAAGCCCATCGCGAACAACGGGCGTGGACAATTCTGGCGGATGATCTGCACTGCGCGGCGCTTGTGCCCGACGTTGAACAGCACCACCAGCGACAGCAATAACGAGGCCGCGAAAATCCCGGCGCTGGTGGCGTAAGCCAGGCTCAGTGCCAGCGCCCGACCGGCGGACGGTTGCAGGAAATGGCTGCAATACAGGGTCACCGGTAAGCTGATAAACGCCGGCAAACTGTAGGGCAGCACGTAGCCCAACAGGCCCTGGGCACGCTCACGATTGCGCAACCATCGCGACTGAGCGCAACGCCGCGCAAACAGGCCACCGAGCACCCAGAGTGCGGCGAACACCGCACACCAAGCCGCACTCAGCAGGGCAAAGTCACGGGCCACGCTCCAGCTGGAACGCGGCGATGGCTGATTGACCAGTTGGTCTACCTCATCCGCCGCGCGATCCGCACGCTCGCGCCAGGCCTCGACCAGGTGCTCGTTGATGTCGAGTTTTTCCTGGACGTCATCGATGCTCGAACTGATCGCCCCGAGCAGCCCGCCCTGCACCAGAGGCTCGGCTTTTTCCGCAGCGGCGGGATCCTTGCCGGTCACGGCGGCCACCCCGGGCAAGGCGGCGAGCGATTGAGTGCTGCCGATACCCAGGAGTATCGCCAGGCCTATCGAGGCTTTGAACTGAGACAAGGCGCGTCGCTCCTGTTTCAACGATGACAATGGCTAAAGAAGATCGCAGCCTTTACCCACAAGTTCCAGCGTGAATTTCTCACACCCCCCTAAGCCTGCCGCCGGTAATGCCAGCGAAACTTTCCGCCTTGCCTGACAGTCATCCACTCACAGAGGGGTAGCCCGAGACTAGCAGGCGGGGAGGATCCATGGCGGTGTTTGACAGCAACGGCGAGCAAGCCGGCGCGCCCGAAACGGCGCACGAATGCAGCGCCGCGATTCGTCGTTTTACCGTGCTGACGGTCAATACCCACAAGGGGTTTGCCGCGCTGAACCGACGTTTCATTCTTCCGGAATTGCGCGAAGCGGTGCGCAGCGTGTCCGCCGACCTGGTGTTTTTGCAAGAGGTCCACGGCACCCACGAACACCATCCCCAGCGCTATAGCAATTGGCCGAGCATCCCGCAATACGAGTTCCTCGCCGACAGCCTCTGGCCGCAGTTCGCCTATGGCCGCAACGCGGTGTATCCCGCCGGCGATCACGGCAATGCGCTGCTGTCGAAATTCCAGATCATTCGCCACGACAATCAGGATGTCAGTATTGACGGCCACGAGAGTCGTGGCTTGTTGCACTGCGTGTTGCGCCTGCCGGGCAGCGAGCAACCGCTGCATGCGATTTGCGTGCACCTGGGTCTGCGCCAGGCCCATCGCGACCAACAACTGGCATTGCTGCTGCAGCGCCTCGACGAGCTGCCGGAAGACGCCAGGGTGATTGTCGCCGGCGACTTCAATGACTGGCGCCAACGCGCCGATGGCGTGCTCAAGCCCTGGGGCTTGCGCGAGGTATTTGGCGAGCATCACGGCCAGCCCGCGCGCAGTTTTCCGGCTCGCCTGCCGTTGCTGCGCCTGGACCGCATCTACGTGCGCAATCTCACCGCCCAACGCCCTAAAGTGCTGGCCTCGCGTCCGTGGTCGCACCTTTCCGACCATGTCCCGCTGTCCGTGGAGATCGAACTATGAGCAGCGCACCGCTGGAAAAAAACCGCTTCGAGCCAGCGGCCCCCAGCGCCGAGACACCGGCCATCGAGCGCGCCCTGAGCGACCTCGACTATGGCTGGCACGGCAACAATCGCGTCGAGTTGCTGGAGAACGGCGAAGCCTACTTCCCCAGGGTGTTCGAGGCCATGCGCCAGGCCAGAAGCGAAATCCTGCTGGAGACCTTCATTCTGTTCGACGACAAGGTCGGCAATGAGCTGCAGCAGATTTTGATCGAGGCGGCGCAGCGCGGGGTGCGTGTCACGGTGAGTCTCGATGGATTTGGCTGTGGTGAGCTGCCCCAGGCATTTCTCCTGGCGATGTGCGATGCCGACGTGCACCTGCAAATGTTCGATCCGGCGCCGCGACGCCTGGGTATCCGCACCAACTGGTTCCGCCGCCTGCATCGCAAGATCGTGGTCGTAGACGGTGCCACTGCGTTTATCGGCGGTATCAACTTCAGCGCCGACCACCTGGCCGATTTCGGACCGGAAGCCAAACAGGATTATGCCGTTCAGGTCGAGGGCCCGGCGGTGGTCGACATTCATCATTTCGCCTTGCTGCAAAGTGGCCGTCACTCCCGGGCGCGATATGGCTGGCTGCGCCGCAAGCGCCGACGCACGGAGCTGGCGCTCAACGATCACGATGGCCAGGTGCGGCTGGTTTATCGCGATAACAACGAGCATCCGCGCGACATCGAAGACGTTTATCTGCAGGTGCTGCGCAGCGCTCAACGCCGAGTGATCATTGCCAATGCCTATTTCTTCCCCGGCTACCGCCTGCTGCGCGAAATCCGCAATGCAGCGCGGCGTGGCGTCGACGTGCGGCTGATTCTCCAGGGCCAACCGGACATGCTGGTGGCCAAGCTCGCGGCCCGCCTGACCTACGACTACCTGCAGCAATCCGGGGTGAAGATCTACGAGTACTGCGACCGCCCGCTGCACGGCAAGGTCGCGCTGGTGGATGAGGACTGGAGCACAGTCGGCTCAAGTAATCTCGACCCGCTGAGCCTGTCGCTGAATCTTGAAGCCAACGTGTTGATCCGCGACCGGGCCTTCAATCGCGAGTTGTTCGAGCGCCTCGATGAGCTGAGCAATCACCACTGCAAAGTCATGCCCGCCCCCGAATCGCCCCGTGGTTTGCTGTGGCGC
This region of Pseudomonas fluorescens genomic DNA includes:
- a CDS encoding ABC transporter ATP-binding protein; the protein is MTQALIELTDLGFNWPGHPTLLDIPAFRLEPGETLFLKGPSGSGKTTLLGLLGGVQKANRGSIRLLGQELSDLSAGARDRFRVDHTGYIFQQFNLLPFLSVRENVELPCHFSALRTRRAIQRHGSVDAAAATLLAHLGLKDPGILARRADSLSIGQQQRVAAARALIGQPELVIADEPTSALDYDAREAFIRLLFAECREAGSSLLFVSHDQSLAPLFDRHLSLAELNRAATPAEV
- a CDS encoding ABC transporter permease, which gives rise to MYLLRLAMASLANRRFTALLTALAIALSVCLLLAVERVRTEARASFASTISGTDLIVGARSGSVNLLLYSVFRIGNATNNIRWDSFEHFANNPKVKWAIPISLGDSHRGYRVMGTTDAYFQHYQYGRQQHLQLESGRAFASDPFEVVLGAEVADALHYKLGDKLVLAHGVAVISLVKHDDKPFTVVGILKRTGTPVDRTLHISLGGMEAIHIDWHNGAPARGDGRVSADQARNMDLTPQAITAFMLGLNSKIATFSLQREINEFRGEPMLAILPGVALQELWSLMGTAEKALFVVSLFVVLTGLIGMLTAILTSLNERRREMAILRSVGARPWHIATLLVLEAFALALSGVIAGLALLYLGIALAQGYVQSNYGLFLPLSWPSEYEWTLLGGILLAALLMGSVPAWRAYRQSLADGLSIRL
- a CDS encoding DUF3299 domain-containing protein encodes the protein MPRALLALLMLVALPLWAAEPRDLTWSEMIPPDAPTEVPNMKPLHDLSQMSDALAAESAPAAKQDLPNAPVVQSLDGQAIRLPGYIVPLEVNEEGRTTEFLLVPYFGACIHVPPPPSNQIVHVRSELGVKLEELYQPYWIEGALQVKASTSELADAGYQMDAQKIYVYELPQ
- a CDS encoding OmpW/AlkL family protein — its product is MHKSLLSASLIALALAVPSVQAHEAGDIIVRAGAITVNPDADSSSVKVDRGPLAGADLGGKATMSSDTQLGLNFAYMITNNLAVELLAATPFEHDVKLKNTALAPANGKLGTLKHLPPTLSLVYYPLDHKSVFQPYVGAGINYTYIYDEHVGSQASAAGFDNFSAKNSWGMAWQVGADYMLTDNIMINGQIRYIDIDTTAYVDNNSVAPGTRAKVDVDVDPFVYMIGLGYKF
- a CDS encoding sugar nucleotide-binding protein, producing the protein MRMRLMLLGGGNALGQALIRLGAEEDIGFLAPRPPQDGWDAASLTQLLDDTRPDALINLAYYFDWFQAEQVPEARLAGQERAVERLAELCQHHNIVLIQPSSYRVFDGSRATAYSEKDEPVPLGLRGQALWRIEQSVRATCPQHVMLRFGWLLDDSAEGSLGRFLARAEEPGELLLADDRRGNPTPVDDAARVIISVLKQLDCAAPLWGTYHYAGHEATTALALGQAILTEARNLHPLAIEAPTAQAHAARPDAAEEPQHAVLACKKILHTFGIKPRAWRAALPGLLDRFYRHG
- a CDS encoding NAD-dependent epimerase/dehydratase family protein, whose translation is MAKGPVLITGGAGFIGSHLADGLLAKGHSVRILDDLSTGKPGNLPLDNPLIELIEGDVADAALVARVMQGCSAVAHLAAVASVQASVEDPVRTHQSNFIGTLNVCEAMRQAGVKRVLFASSAAIYGNNGEGESIDEETAKAPLTPYASDKLAGEYYLDFYRRQHGLEPAIFRFFNIFGPRQDPSSPYSGVISIFSERAVKGLPITVFGDGEQTRDFLYVEDLVDLLVQAIEAPTLEVGAVNVGWNQATSLKQMLEALKEVVGELPPITYGPARSGDIRHSRANNQRLLQRFTLPEQTPLRAGLARLLGR